The proteins below come from a single Polynucleobacter sp. MWH-UH23A genomic window:
- a CDS encoding cytochrome c — protein sequence MKLHKLVLISSATILAIGAGTAIAQFKNSEDAIKYRQSVFTVMANSFGKISAVVKGEAPYNKDEVAKNAAVVATLSTLPWQAFGTGTEGGKAQADIWSDNAKFKAASEKMQLAVANLNTAAQSGDLESIKKAFAAAGASCKNCHDDFKKK from the coding sequence ATGAAACTGCACAAACTAGTACTAATAAGCTCAGCCACGATTCTTGCAATAGGTGCTGGCACAGCAATTGCCCAATTTAAAAACTCGGAAGATGCCATCAAATATCGTCAAAGCGTATTTACTGTGATGGCGAATTCCTTTGGAAAAATTAGTGCTGTTGTTAAAGGTGAAGCGCCTTATAACAAAGATGAAGTTGCAAAAAATGCTGCAGTTGTAGCGACACTATCGACTTTGCCATGGCAAGCATTTGGCACCGGCACCGAAGGTGGTAAAGCGCAAGCTGATATTTGGTCTGATAACGCGAAGTTCAAAGCTGCTTCTGAAAAAATGCAACTTGCTGTTGCCAATCTTAATACCGCCGCACAGTCTGGTGATTTGGAAAGCATTAAGAAAGCATTTGCAGCAGCAGGCGCAAGCTGCAAAAACTGCCACGATGATTTCAAGAAAAAATAA
- a CDS encoding MFS transporter gives MSPSKAFKTLLIYRIGATLSYQITMVAVGWHLYEITHSVISLGLISLAELVPYFALALYSGHAVDHYSRKVISAIAAIIHVLVALFLCAIALDWVSPPVPLIYTAVGFIGIARALLRPSYQALFGQIIPREQLTKYMAYGNASFQICVVAGPGLGGLMIGFTNLTWTYALAAFCGLVSLYGVTLIKAHTEKSAQSTHFLKSFMQGFDYVRKHELILSTMALDMFAVLFGGAVSILPAFVSDVLHAGPEVLGILRAAPAAGSVLMGIYLASRPILNDSGKYLLLSVAGFGISIIGFGLSTHLWVCAFFLFASGCCDSVSVVIRSSIVQLTTPDNMRGRISAINGIFIGSSNELGALESGIAASLLGLVPSIIFGGVATLAVVLITYKLAPNLHKFHIRDIT, from the coding sequence ATGAGTCCAAGCAAAGCCTTTAAAACCCTGCTGATCTATCGTATTGGCGCCACCCTAAGCTATCAAATTACGATGGTGGCAGTTGGATGGCATCTCTATGAAATTACCCATAGCGTGATTTCACTGGGATTGATTAGTCTTGCAGAACTCGTACCCTACTTTGCATTAGCGCTCTACTCGGGTCATGCAGTAGACCACTACTCTCGTAAAGTCATCTCCGCAATCGCTGCGATTATTCACGTGCTCGTCGCATTATTTTTATGCGCCATTGCGTTAGATTGGGTATCTCCACCCGTTCCGCTGATCTATACGGCAGTCGGTTTTATTGGCATTGCTCGAGCATTATTACGTCCCTCATATCAAGCGCTCTTTGGTCAAATCATTCCGCGCGAGCAACTCACAAAATACATGGCATACGGTAATGCCTCCTTCCAAATTTGCGTAGTGGCTGGGCCTGGCTTAGGTGGCCTCATGATTGGCTTTACCAATCTGACATGGACTTATGCTTTGGCAGCTTTTTGTGGACTCGTTAGTCTTTATGGTGTTACTTTGATCAAAGCCCACACAGAAAAATCGGCTCAATCTACGCACTTTCTCAAAAGCTTTATGCAGGGGTTTGATTACGTCAGAAAGCATGAACTCATCCTAAGCACCATGGCACTGGATATGTTCGCAGTACTTTTTGGAGGTGCCGTATCAATTCTTCCCGCTTTTGTGAGTGATGTTCTTCATGCGGGTCCAGAAGTTCTTGGCATTTTACGTGCCGCGCCAGCCGCAGGATCCGTTCTCATGGGGATCTATCTTGCTAGCCGCCCCATCCTAAATGACTCGGGTAAGTATTTGCTGCTATCCGTTGCGGGCTTTGGAATTTCCATTATTGGCTTTGGTTTATCCACCCATTTATGGGTATGCGCATTTTTCTTATTCGCTTCGGGCTGTTGTGACTCCGTTTCTGTAGTGATACGGAGCAGTATTGTGCAATTGACAACTCCAGACAATATGCGCGGTCGCATCAGCGCAATCAATGGAATTTTTATTGGGTCATCAAATGAATTGGGCGCCCTCGAGTCTGGCATTGCAGCTAGCCTCTTAGGCTTAGTGCCCTCTATTATTTTTGGTGGTGTCGCTACGTTAGCAGTGGTATTGATCACCTATAAACTTGCGCCAAATTTGCACAAGTTTCACATTCGCGACATCACTTAA
- a CDS encoding mandelate racemase/muconate lactonizing enzyme family protein: MPIIESVQVASVAVPLDKVTSFSTRTVSERHYCIVKVRGKDGNEGIGFCYVGSAGGDIAKIAIEQLLAPKLIGQNSHRSEGLWMDMYNESILQGRAGAVMRGISILDNALWDLNARAAGLPLHHYLGSVVDDRVPAYASGGYYLDGKTPAKLGKEMESYVKQGFKAVKMKVGRLSPTEEEARVKAARKAIGEDVLLTLDANNAWRDLPTALEYVRRFEAYNPYWIEEPFSPDAIDLHAALARQTTINVATGEMEAGRWRFRELIDAGGAAILQSDAAVCGGITEWRRISAYADAKGITVCPHWMHDLHAPLVAATPNARFVEFFLDDQVLNFRRLINKQLTFKNGDLILHKTPGLGFEFDEAAIKKYTGKDAWKKISK, from the coding sequence ATGCCGATCATCGAATCAGTCCAGGTTGCATCAGTAGCCGTGCCGCTGGATAAAGTCACCTCATTTTCAACTCGGACTGTGTCTGAGCGCCACTATTGCATTGTTAAGGTTCGTGGCAAAGATGGCAATGAGGGTATTGGTTTTTGCTATGTCGGTAGCGCGGGTGGAGATATTGCGAAGATCGCGATTGAACAGCTTCTAGCCCCAAAATTGATTGGTCAAAACAGCCATCGCAGCGAAGGCTTATGGATGGATATGTATAACGAATCTATTTTGCAAGGGCGTGCAGGCGCGGTGATGCGTGGCATTTCTATTTTGGATAATGCTTTGTGGGACTTAAATGCTCGCGCTGCTGGTTTGCCTCTTCACCATTACTTAGGGTCTGTAGTGGATGATCGTGTTCCTGCATATGCCAGCGGCGGTTATTACTTAGATGGAAAAACTCCTGCAAAACTTGGAAAAGAAATGGAGTCCTACGTAAAGCAGGGCTTTAAAGCGGTAAAGATGAAGGTAGGAAGACTCTCCCCGACTGAAGAGGAGGCTCGTGTGAAAGCGGCCCGTAAAGCGATTGGTGAAGATGTTTTGCTGACCCTAGATGCAAATAATGCTTGGCGTGATCTGCCAACGGCGCTGGAGTATGTCAGACGATTTGAGGCTTATAACCCGTATTGGATTGAGGAGCCTTTCTCTCCAGATGCAATTGATTTGCATGCTGCTTTAGCTCGTCAAACTACCATCAATGTAGCTACTGGAGAAATGGAAGCAGGACGTTGGCGTTTTCGAGAATTAATTGATGCCGGTGGCGCTGCGATTTTGCAATCAGATGCCGCTGTTTGTGGTGGTATTACGGAATGGCGTCGTATCTCTGCTTATGCGGATGCGAAGGGTATTACTGTGTGCCCACATTGGATGCATGATTTGCATGCTCCATTAGTGGCTGCAACTCCAAATGCGCGATTCGTGGAGTTTTTCTTAGACGATCAAGTGCTCAATTTCCGTCGCTTAATTAATAAACAATTGACTTTCAAGAATGGCGATTTGATTTTGCATAAAACGCCTGGATTGGGCTTTGAGTTTGATGAAGCGGCAATTAAGAAGTACACCGGGAAAGATGCTTGGAAGAAGATTTCTAAGTAA
- a CDS encoding M23 family metallopeptidase — MGFSPLAQSQTNQPRKKVAVQTTKQIGFKDKSAGVNTKSSSMSLNPELFQRKNPNELILDNDANLDYRVVQGCLRRNFNEDNLPASIGIDNRQFSEFFKSQTKSFFDRMRGDCIPYAAAFTTRNRFDSLSIMNGPFQDSKTEVWTFTPSAFGGFLVQQDLLKNESKNLSEIRVPLKEVLYDQRKLGDKLPVELVWELNSIIKQIYPEDNNSLENTNSVVRLIVDFGDRQRWAQIWAVEITDPINNEIFSSAFWVSRNDIPGAFFTGNGEALERSFWTNPLSYRRISRGVGMVRSGGAKRSKANTAVTKPAQATQTKQRYRAHMGIDYAAPIGTPVFSVADGKVVHLGYSGAFGNLIVLEHPGGYHTYYAHLSNYNNELELGNEVRRGFEIGYVGSTGRSTGPHLHFELRKDGIYVDPYASKTQLDLWSMRDNESGQLTREILLLGSPITR, encoded by the coding sequence ATGGGCTTTAGCCCCTTGGCGCAATCTCAAACAAACCAGCCCCGCAAAAAAGTGGCCGTTCAAACTACCAAGCAAATTGGGTTTAAGGATAAATCCGCTGGAGTAAATACCAAAAGTTCCAGTATGAGCTTAAATCCTGAGCTCTTTCAACGAAAAAATCCGAACGAACTCATTCTTGATAATGATGCCAACTTAGACTACCGAGTGGTTCAAGGCTGCTTACGACGCAACTTCAATGAAGACAATCTTCCGGCTTCAATTGGGATCGACAACCGTCAATTTTCAGAGTTTTTCAAAAGTCAGACCAAATCATTCTTCGATCGCATGCGTGGAGATTGCATCCCTTACGCTGCCGCTTTTACCACTCGCAATCGCTTTGACTCTCTGAGCATCATGAATGGCCCATTTCAGGATAGCAAGACAGAAGTATGGACCTTCACTCCATCCGCATTTGGCGGGTTTTTGGTTCAACAAGATTTATTAAAGAACGAATCTAAAAACCTTTCTGAAATTCGGGTGCCCCTCAAAGAAGTCTTGTATGACCAGCGTAAATTAGGCGATAAATTGCCAGTTGAATTGGTGTGGGAGCTGAACTCCATCATCAAACAGATTTATCCAGAAGACAATAATTCCTTAGAAAATACAAATAGCGTTGTTCGCTTAATTGTTGATTTTGGCGATCGCCAAAGATGGGCACAGATCTGGGCCGTCGAAATTACCGACCCAATTAATAATGAAATCTTTTCCAGCGCATTTTGGGTAAGTCGCAATGATATTCCGGGGGCATTTTTTACTGGCAACGGCGAAGCGCTAGAGCGCTCATTTTGGACCAACCCATTGAGCTATCGACGCATTTCTCGTGGCGTAGGCATGGTTCGGTCAGGAGGCGCAAAGCGATCAAAAGCCAATACTGCTGTCACCAAGCCAGCCCAAGCAACCCAAACAAAACAACGCTATCGGGCACATATGGGTATTGACTACGCCGCCCCCATTGGAACACCGGTATTTAGTGTTGCTGATGGCAAAGTGGTGCATCTAGGATATAGCGGTGCTTTTGGCAATCTCATTGTTTTAGAGCATCCTGGTGGCTATCACACGTACTATGCGCACCTAAGTAACTACAACAATGAACTGGAATTAGGAAACGAAGTGAGAAGGGGTTTTGAAATTGGTTACGTTGGCTCAACTGGCAGATCAACAGGGCCTCACCTTCACTTTGAACTTAGAAAAGATGGCATCTATGTTGACCCCTACGCCTCCAAAACTCAACTAGATTTATGGTCGATGCGTGATAACGAAAGTGGTCAGCTAACAAGAGAAATTTTACTGTTAGGAAGCCCGATTACACGCTAA
- a CDS encoding TAXI family TRAP transporter solute-binding subunit, protein MKLLKIIALSFSFLWMSAQAQNISIATGGTGGVYYPMGGGLASVLSSKVPGMSATAEVTGGSVDNLNLIGSGKPYVGFSMADAAKDAQVGEGKFSGKKVDLKTLVVLYPNLMHVVTVDSTGIKSMKDLKGKRISTGAPGSATEVMAFRLLEAAGIDKDKDVKRERLSVAESVNAVKDRKIDAFFWVGGLPTAAVTDLANTPGTKIVMIDTNAEVAAMNKKYGNLYFETNIPKATYSGMSKDNKVAAVANILVVNANMPDDQAYKITKAIFDNKLDLVRTHQEYMNVNLENQKAKATPVDFHPGALKYYKEKNVKVN, encoded by the coding sequence ATGAAATTATTAAAAATCATTGCGCTCTCATTTAGCTTTTTATGGATGAGTGCCCAAGCACAAAATATTTCTATCGCTACCGGTGGAACTGGCGGTGTTTACTACCCAATGGGTGGCGGTTTAGCCTCTGTGCTGTCAAGCAAAGTTCCTGGCATGTCCGCAACAGCGGAAGTAACTGGTGGCTCTGTAGATAACCTCAACCTTATCGGCAGCGGGAAACCATATGTTGGCTTCTCCATGGCAGACGCTGCTAAAGATGCCCAGGTTGGTGAAGGTAAATTTAGCGGTAAGAAGGTTGACCTGAAAACTTTGGTAGTTTTGTATCCAAACTTAATGCACGTAGTAACAGTCGATTCAACTGGCATTAAGTCCATGAAAGACCTCAAAGGCAAGCGCATTAGTACTGGCGCCCCTGGAAGCGCAACAGAAGTAATGGCGTTCCGTCTACTTGAGGCGGCTGGCATAGATAAAGATAAAGATGTAAAGCGCGAGCGCCTTAGCGTAGCCGAGTCTGTAAACGCTGTTAAAGATCGCAAGATTGATGCCTTCTTCTGGGTTGGTGGATTACCGACTGCAGCAGTAACCGATCTTGCTAACACTCCTGGTACCAAAATCGTCATGATTGACACCAATGCTGAAGTGGCTGCCATGAATAAGAAGTACGGCAATCTCTACTTTGAGACCAATATTCCTAAGGCAACTTATAGCGGTATGAGCAAAGATAACAAGGTCGCTGCTGTTGCAAACATCTTAGTAGTCAATGCGAATATGCCAGATGATCAGGCATACAAAATTACCAAAGCTATTTTTGATAACAAACTGGATCTAGTTCGCACTCATCAGGAATATATGAATGTGAACCTTGAAAATCAGAAAGCAAAAGCAACTCCGGTTGACTTTCATCCAGGTGCTCTGAAGTATTACAAAGAAAAGAACGTCAAAGTTAACTAA
- a CDS encoding TRAP transporter fused permease subunit: MNQNVIDNETQEKLDAFIKQEEGDSNDYKGLLAKFITLVAVGMSLFHLYAAYSIVPTQQLRVIHVALVLFLVFLSFPIAARFKNRLMPWDIVFAIGSIAISYYILSGGDDFMDRNTAPNPTDVLMGIALILLILESVRRTNGMILVTVTILFLLYALFGNHLPAPWTHKGYDLDRLVGYMYMTLEGIYGTAVDVSATLIILFTIFGAFLQFTGAGKFFIDFSFAAMGGKSSGVGRTIVMSSFLLGGPSGSGVATTVTVGSVAAPMLEKVGYEKNAAGGLLAAGGLGAIISPPVLGAAAFLIADFLKISYLDVLLMATIPTILFYLGLFVMVEIDVRKYGMKSIHFESVETAWQLTKKYWFHFFSLISIVVFMLLGFSPVMAVFWATVVSALSSMLREDTAIIPWSWFKGKEPFISGLYNSNLTKALASGSTGVLAIAATCAGAGLIVGTVTLTGLGLKFSSIVIQYAGGSLLLTTIFTALVVWVVGLAVPVTASYIICAVIAAPALINLGVPAFAAHMFIFYYAVLSEVSPPTALSPFAAAAICKGNPYKTTLQTWKYVAPAILVPFMFVLDKSGVSLLLMGSTDALEKADWSQIGWVSFTAVVGIICLAGGLQGWFIEKTKVFERVIMVASGVALAYPSTEADLVGFIGFGLILVTQTIRHIRLRPKSA, from the coding sequence ATGAATCAAAACGTCATCGATAATGAGACACAAGAAAAACTAGACGCGTTTATCAAGCAAGAAGAAGGTGACTCTAATGACTACAAAGGTTTATTGGCCAAGTTCATCACCTTGGTTGCGGTCGGCATGTCTCTATTTCACCTATATGCTGCCTACTCCATCGTACCAACCCAGCAATTAAGAGTTATTCACGTTGCACTAGTTCTATTCTTGGTCTTTTTGAGCTTTCCTATCGCGGCTCGCTTCAAAAATCGCTTGATGCCTTGGGATATTGTGTTTGCAATCGGATCTATTGCGATTTCGTATTACATACTCAGTGGTGGCGATGATTTTATGGATCGCAATACTGCACCTAATCCTACAGATGTCTTAATGGGGATTGCTTTAATCTTGCTTATCCTGGAAAGCGTACGTCGTACGAACGGCATGATCCTGGTCACCGTTACCATCCTATTTTTGTTGTATGCACTTTTTGGTAACCACTTACCTGCTCCATGGACCCATAAGGGCTACGATCTTGATCGTTTAGTAGGTTATATGTACATGACGCTAGAGGGTATTTACGGAACGGCTGTGGATGTTTCCGCGACACTGATTATTCTCTTCACTATTTTTGGCGCCTTCCTCCAATTTACTGGTGCAGGCAAATTCTTTATCGACTTCTCATTTGCCGCTATGGGTGGCAAATCCTCGGGGGTTGGCAGAACCATCGTCATGTCCTCATTCTTGCTGGGCGGCCCATCTGGGTCAGGTGTTGCCACTACGGTTACTGTTGGCTCAGTTGCTGCGCCGATGTTAGAGAAAGTCGGTTACGAGAAAAATGCGGCAGGTGGATTGTTGGCTGCAGGTGGATTGGGGGCGATTATTTCACCACCCGTATTAGGTGCCGCTGCATTCTTGATTGCAGACTTCCTCAAGATCTCCTACCTCGATGTTCTCTTGATGGCCACTATTCCGACTATCTTGTTCTATCTAGGTTTATTTGTCATGGTAGAAATTGATGTTCGTAAATATGGGATGAAGAGTATTCATTTCGAGTCTGTTGAAACTGCGTGGCAGTTGACTAAAAAATATTGGTTCCACTTCTTCTCCCTGATTTCTATTGTGGTATTTATGTTGCTGGGCTTCTCTCCAGTGATGGCTGTGTTCTGGGCAACCGTTGTCTCAGCGCTGTCCAGTATGTTGCGTGAAGATACCGCAATCATTCCATGGTCATGGTTTAAGGGAAAAGAGCCATTCATCTCTGGACTCTACAACTCCAATCTCACCAAGGCCTTAGCCTCAGGCTCTACCGGTGTTCTCGCGATTGCAGCAACTTGTGCTGGCGCAGGATTAATTGTTGGAACGGTGACCCTGACTGGACTTGGTCTGAAATTTAGCTCAATCGTGATCCAGTATGCAGGCGGCTCTTTACTTCTCACCACCATCTTTACTGCACTAGTTGTTTGGGTTGTGGGGCTGGCAGTTCCTGTAACCGCCTCTTATATCATCTGCGCAGTGATTGCAGCTCCTGCTCTTATCAATTTAGGTGTGCCTGCATTTGCAGCCCATATGTTTATCTTCTATTACGCAGTATTGTCTGAGGTATCGCCTCCGACCGCGCTCTCTCCATTTGCAGCAGCCGCCATCTGCAAAGGCAATCCTTATAAAACGACCTTACAGACCTGGAAATACGTTGCACCAGCAATCTTGGTGCCGTTTATGTTTGTCTTGGATAAGTCTGGGGTAAGCCTACTTTTGATGGGCTCTACTGACGCTCTAGAAAAAGCGGATTGGTCACAGATTGGCTGGGTCTCATTTACTGCAGTCGTTGGCATTATCTGCCTTGCTGGCGGTCTACAAGGTTGGTTTATTGAAAAGACTAAAGTCTTCGAACGCGTCATTATGGTGGCTTCTGGCGTAGCGCTTGCTTACCCATCGACAGAAGCGGATCTTGTTGGATTTATTGGCTTTGGTTTAATTCTTGTTACTCAAACCATTCGACATATCAGGCTACGACCTAAATCCGCATAA
- a CDS encoding cytochrome b/b6 domain-containing protein — protein sequence MKKIIRVWDLPIRLFHWLLVACIIGSLVSIHLFDNAVELHAYFGYCILTLLIFRVIWGFVGSRHARFASFIPNRQSILDYLQGKSPRFLGHNPIGALSVFALLFILCVQVLTGLFVDDEIAFQGPLAKYVPSWLSSFLSEIHESNQVIIYTLVTIHIIAIWYYKRFKGENLIKPMITGDKEIDPSEEASYLLSDSGQGSKDGALQRGLALLLLSLIAVAVGYFITR from the coding sequence ATGAAGAAAATCATTCGCGTTTGGGATTTACCAATCCGCTTGTTTCACTGGTTGCTAGTTGCTTGCATTATTGGAAGCTTGGTGAGCATTCATTTATTTGATAATGCGGTTGAGTTGCATGCCTACTTTGGGTATTGCATTTTGACTTTGTTGATATTTAGAGTAATTTGGGGTTTCGTGGGATCAAGGCATGCGCGTTTCGCCTCTTTTATTCCCAACCGCCAATCAATCCTTGATTATCTTCAAGGTAAATCTCCGCGTTTTTTGGGGCACAACCCGATTGGGGCTTTATCCGTTTTTGCCTTGCTATTTATTTTGTGTGTGCAGGTGCTCACTGGATTATTTGTAGATGATGAAATCGCGTTTCAGGGGCCGTTGGCAAAATATGTGCCAAGTTGGTTATCTTCATTTTTATCAGAGATTCATGAGAGCAACCAAGTCATTATTTACACGCTAGTTACCATTCATATTATTGCTATTTGGTACTACAAGAGATTTAAAGGTGAAAACTTAATCAAACCAATGATTACGGGCGATAAAGAAATTGACCCAAGCGAAGAAGCGAGTTATTTGCTTTCTGACTCGGGTCAAGGTTCCAAGGATGGAGCTTTGCAACGGGGTTTAGCTTTATTGCTCTTAAGCTTGATTGCCGTTGCTGTGGGTTACTTCATTACGCGTTGA
- a CDS encoding dihydrodipicolinate synthase family protein produces MPLTLHPSTLPAVLSPVLTPFKADGNPDAQKLLKQCKWLESNGVGQAVFGTNSEANSMSAPQKMSTLTALVEGGLNPAHMMPGTGATSIDATVNMTRHAVNLKCAGVLMLPPFYYKDVTDDGLFAYFSEVIQKVGSDALQVYIYNIPPVTKINLSLSLLERLTKEYPKTVVGMKDSSGDWAYTESVIKLLAPSGFRVYAGSEVFLMRTLRAGGVGCISATANVNPHAIADLAAHWRESNADERQADLDKVRSVFAKYQMIAGMKTAVAHFSNDSEWLRVRPPLMQLTSDQQAQLISELKKINFSMPGL; encoded by the coding sequence ATGCCCCTTACTTTGCATCCCTCTACATTGCCAGCGGTACTCTCACCAGTACTCACGCCATTTAAGGCTGACGGCAACCCAGATGCCCAAAAATTATTAAAGCAATGCAAATGGCTTGAATCGAATGGTGTTGGCCAAGCAGTGTTTGGCACAAACTCCGAAGCGAATTCCATGTCAGCTCCACAAAAAATGAGCACACTTACAGCACTAGTGGAAGGTGGCTTAAATCCAGCGCATATGATGCCTGGTACTGGCGCTACCTCGATTGACGCTACAGTCAACATGACACGTCATGCAGTAAATCTAAAATGTGCAGGCGTACTTATGTTGCCTCCTTTCTATTACAAAGACGTTACTGACGATGGTCTCTTCGCATATTTTTCTGAAGTGATTCAGAAAGTCGGCAGTGATGCTCTCCAGGTTTATATCTACAACATTCCACCTGTTACCAAAATCAATCTCAGTCTGTCCTTGCTCGAGCGTTTAACTAAAGAGTATCCAAAAACCGTCGTGGGCATGAAAGATAGCTCTGGAGATTGGGCTTATACCGAGTCCGTAATCAAACTATTGGCGCCCTCTGGTTTCCGTGTTTATGCTGGTAGCGAAGTATTCCTGATGCGCACTCTGCGTGCAGGCGGCGTAGGCTGCATCTCCGCAACTGCGAACGTCAATCCACACGCAATCGCCGATTTAGCAGCACATTGGAGAGAGTCTAACGCTGATGAGCGTCAAGCTGACCTCGACAAGGTGCGTAGCGTATTTGCTAAATATCAAATGATTGCTGGCATGAAGACTGCTGTAGCCCATTTCAGCAATGATTCAGAGTGGTTGCGTGTTCGCCCACCACTCATGCAACTTACTTCTGATCAACAAGCCCAGTTGATCAGCGAGTTAAAGAAAATCAATTTCAGTATGCCTGGTCTTTAA
- a CDS encoding 3-hydroxyacyl-CoA dehydrogenase NAD-binding domain-containing protein — MLFTPAETKVVVVGGGTMGADVAAVCARGGCAVQVVEPTTERRALLPDYFVNTMTELGYENRIHLLSVAGTLEEVDWSDIDLVIECVPERLDIKRELFAKLEKYAKAEAVLASNSTSFPISQIAEGLKTPARMIGLHFFMPAHLIPCVEVIYGAKTSPMVADSLTRLMTACGMVPVTVKKDLPGFLANRLQHALSREAFAMVDAGICTPEDIDKAVRYGFGFRYIAAGPAMQRDHAGLEIHAAGGTTIYPTLNNSATIAKCLSDRVESGKFGMKTGEGFYSWTSESIKAERERYQDALREGLKIIQKELPKIK; from the coding sequence ATGTTATTTACCCCAGCAGAAACCAAAGTAGTTGTTGTGGGAGGCGGGACGATGGGCGCCGATGTCGCAGCGGTTTGTGCTCGTGGTGGCTGTGCCGTTCAGGTGGTAGAGCCAACAACGGAGCGTCGTGCTTTATTGCCTGACTATTTTGTCAACACTATGACTGAATTGGGGTACGAGAATCGAATTCACTTATTGTCAGTTGCGGGAACGCTTGAAGAGGTGGATTGGTCTGATATTGACTTGGTGATTGAATGCGTGCCTGAGCGCTTGGATATTAAGCGCGAGTTATTTGCAAAATTAGAAAAATACGCAAAAGCAGAAGCGGTATTGGCAAGCAATAGTACGAGCTTTCCAATTAGCCAAATTGCTGAAGGTTTAAAAACTCCAGCCCGCATGATTGGCTTGCATTTTTTTATGCCTGCACATTTGATTCCTTGTGTAGAGGTTATTTATGGCGCAAAAACATCGCCCATGGTTGCTGATAGCCTCACCCGTTTGATGACGGCATGCGGCATGGTTCCGGTGACTGTAAAAAAAGATCTGCCAGGCTTTTTAGCCAATCGGCTGCAACATGCCTTATCGCGCGAAGCATTTGCTATGGTGGATGCTGGAATCTGTACACCAGAAGATATAGATAAAGCAGTTCGTTATGGCTTTGGCTTCCGTTATATTGCGGCAGGCCCAGCTATGCAGCGTGATCATGCTGGCCTTGAAATACATGCAGCTGGTGGCACGACGATCTATCCCACCTTAAATAATTCAGCAACGATTGCTAAGTGCTTAAGCGATCGAGTTGAAAGCGGTAAGTTTGGTATGAAGACTGGCGAAGGTTTTTACTCTTGGACTTCAGAGTCAATTAAAGCGGAACGTGAGCGTTATCAAGACGCCTTACGTGAAGGCCTGAAAATTATTCAGAAAGAATTGCCAAAAATTAAGTGA
- a CDS encoding 2-hydroxyacid dehydrogenase — MIPVNSVLQVGHFPEIMQAEIDRRFSPTRHPDPSAPPPPGNFQAILVRSNTKLPEALVKQIPTIRLVSTCGVGYDNLPLDYLKSKGIKATNTPGVLNDAVCELAIGMMLSLMRRIPESQEHVKSGAWAKGLFQLTTTLAGKRVGIVGMGRIGQDLAKRLEPFKVEIAYSGPNSKPVPYTYYPDIKDLAKACDVVFLACPATPETDNLVNSAVLEALGPSSYLVNIARGSVVNESDLLYALQHKKIAGAALDVFNNEPNPNPEFLKLDNVLLTPHIGSATSETRVAMTKLAVDNLEAFFTQQPLLSEVHY, encoded by the coding sequence ATGATTCCCGTCAATTCGGTGTTACAGGTCGGCCATTTCCCAGAGATTATGCAAGCGGAAATTGATCGACGCTTTAGCCCTACCCGACATCCAGACCCCTCTGCACCACCCCCACCTGGCAACTTTCAAGCGATCCTAGTTCGCTCTAATACCAAACTACCCGAGGCTTTGGTTAAACAAATCCCAACAATTCGACTGGTATCGACATGTGGCGTAGGTTATGACAATCTCCCCTTGGATTACCTGAAGTCAAAAGGCATTAAAGCTACCAATACCCCGGGCGTTCTCAATGATGCGGTATGCGAGCTCGCCATTGGCATGATGCTTAGCCTCATGCGTCGAATTCCTGAATCCCAAGAGCACGTCAAAAGTGGAGCCTGGGCAAAAGGTCTCTTCCAGTTAACCACCACTCTGGCGGGCAAAAGGGTTGGAATTGTGGGTATGGGTCGTATTGGTCAAGACCTTGCAAAACGCCTAGAGCCCTTTAAGGTTGAGATTGCTTACTCTGGCCCCAACTCTAAACCTGTACCGTATACCTATTACCCTGATATTAAAGACTTAGCTAAAGCTTGCGATGTCGTCTTCCTGGCTTGCCCAGCAACACCAGAAACTGACAATCTAGTGAATTCGGCTGTTCTGGAGGCTCTTGGGCCAAGCTCGTACTTAGTTAATATTGCGCGAGGCAGTGTCGTTAATGAGTCTGATCTTTTATATGCACTGCAACATAAAAAGATTGCTGGCGCAGCATTAGATGTCTTTAATAATGAGCCAAATCCAAACCCCGAGTTTCTAAAACTTGATAATGTCCTATTAACACCCCATATCGGTAGTGCCACCTCGGAAACACGGGTAGCAATGACCAAATTAGCAGTAGATAATTTAGAGGCTTTCTTTACACAACAACCACTTCTATCAGAAGTTCATTATTAA